A stretch of the Deltaproteobacteria bacterium GWC2_65_14 genome encodes the following:
- a CDS encoding elongation factor Tu — MDLSDTLRIVIVGHVDHGKSTLIGRLFYDTGSLPEERYREIERTCREQGREFEFAYLMDALEEEREHNITIDTAQTFFRTEKRPYIIIDAPGHKEFLKNMVTGAAAADAAILLVDGAEGVREQTRRHAYILSLLGLRQVVVAMNKMDLVGYGAERFREVEEEIRRFLRSVGIVPSCVVPISAREGDNIASSSTRMPWYTGPTLLVALDSFQPSREAAGMPLRFPVQDVYVWDRKRIYAGRVESGEVSPGARVRFTPSGKTSRVRSVETWNHPSLARAAAGECVGVTLEDELFLERGEVMGWEDEVPAAAREITASLFWLGNEPMQVNHAYLLKLATSETEVILSAIPERLNSSTLEVIGRFADRVENLEVATVTFVASRPVAADTFEANPRMGRFVISDGGFVAGGGIVREVRTETLRPHVRVIRLHSRLTTEPDGNLIDLSRESGPVEFTVSSGFLDRLGRGERVAIRLRTVVHLEEVARLAFGHGLGFEFRRDEEGPKAILFRDPPRRPLPRGDAGIAI; from the coding sequence ATGGATCTGTCGGATACGTTGCGGATCGTCATCGTGGGGCACGTGGACCACGGCAAATCGACCCTGATCGGGCGGCTTTTCTACGACACGGGGTCCCTCCCCGAGGAGCGGTACCGGGAGATCGAGCGGACCTGCCGGGAACAGGGGCGGGAGTTCGAGTTCGCCTACCTGATGGACGCGCTGGAGGAGGAGCGGGAGCACAACATCACGATCGACACGGCGCAGACCTTCTTCCGTACGGAAAAGCGCCCCTACATCATCATCGACGCCCCCGGGCACAAGGAGTTCCTCAAGAACATGGTTACCGGGGCCGCCGCCGCGGACGCGGCGATCCTGCTGGTGGACGGGGCGGAAGGGGTCCGCGAGCAGACCCGGCGCCACGCCTATATCCTGTCCCTCCTCGGGCTCCGGCAGGTAGTGGTGGCCATGAACAAGATGGACCTGGTGGGGTACGGCGCGGAGCGGTTCCGCGAGGTGGAGGAGGAGATCCGGCGGTTTCTCCGGTCGGTCGGGATCGTTCCCTCCTGCGTGGTCCCGATCTCGGCACGGGAAGGGGACAACATCGCCTCCTCCTCGACCCGGATGCCCTGGTACACAGGGCCGACGCTTCTCGTGGCGCTCGACTCCTTCCAGCCCTCCCGGGAGGCGGCCGGCATGCCCCTGAGATTCCCCGTGCAGGATGTCTACGTGTGGGACCGCAAGAGAATCTACGCGGGGCGGGTGGAATCGGGGGAAGTCTCCCCCGGAGCCCGGGTCCGGTTCACGCCGTCGGGTAAGACCAGCCGCGTCCGGTCGGTGGAAACATGGAACCACCCTTCGCTGGCCCGGGCAGCCGCGGGGGAGTGCGTCGGGGTCACCCTGGAAGACGAGCTGTTCCTCGAACGGGGCGAGGTGATGGGATGGGAGGACGAGGTCCCGGCCGCCGCGCGGGAGATCACCGCATCGCTCTTCTGGCTCGGAAACGAACCGATGCAGGTGAACCATGCGTACCTGCTGAAACTCGCCACCTCCGAAACGGAGGTGATCCTGTCGGCCATCCCCGAGCGGCTGAACTCCTCCACGCTCGAGGTGATCGGACGCTTCGCGGACAGGGTGGAGAACCTGGAGGTGGCGACCGTCACCTTCGTCGCTTCCCGCCCCGTCGCGGCGGACACCTTCGAGGCGAATCCCCGGATGGGCCGGTTCGTGATCTCCGACGGGGGGTTCGTGGCGGGAGGCGGGATCGTCCGGGAGGTCCGGACGGAGACCCTCCGGCCCCATGTCAGGGTGATCCGGCTCCACAGCCGCCTGACGACGGAGCCGGACGGCAATCTCATCGACCTCTCCCGGGAGTCCGGGCCGGTGGAGTTTACCGTGTCGTCCGGTTTCCTCGACCGGCTCGGGAGGGGGGAGCGGGTCGCGATCCGCCTGCGCACGGTCGTCCACCTGGAGGAGGTGGCCCGCCTGGCCTTC
- a CDS encoding sulfate adenylyltransferase, whose translation MDHLDALENQSIYIFREAFRKFKDLAMLWSIGKDSTTLLWLARKAFFGRVPFPLVHIDTSFKHPEMIAYRDRMAREWGVELIVGRNEQALCEGMEPSKGRFLCCNALKTQGLQQLLEKHGFKGIFLGIRRDEEGSRAKERVFSPRDRNFEWKYKDQPPELWDQFNTSFGVETHVRIHPLLSWTELNVWEYIRREKIPICGLYFARDGKRYRSLGCVPCNFPIDSNASSVDEIIEELKVTKTPERAGRAQDHEAAYMMQKLRSLGYM comes from the coding sequence GGATCACCTCGACGCGCTCGAGAACCAGAGTATCTACATCTTCCGGGAGGCGTTCCGGAAGTTCAAGGACCTGGCGATGCTCTGGTCGATCGGAAAGGATTCGACGACGCTTCTGTGGCTGGCCCGGAAGGCTTTCTTCGGGAGGGTTCCCTTCCCGCTGGTCCACATCGACACAAGCTTCAAGCACCCGGAGATGATCGCCTACCGCGACCGGATGGCCCGGGAGTGGGGGGTGGAGCTCATCGTCGGGAGGAACGAGCAGGCGCTCTGCGAAGGAATGGAACCATCGAAGGGACGGTTCCTCTGCTGCAACGCCCTCAAGACCCAGGGGCTCCAGCAGCTGCTGGAGAAGCACGGATTCAAGGGGATCTTCCTCGGGATCCGCCGGGACGAGGAGGGATCGAGGGCCAAGGAGCGGGTCTTCTCCCCACGGGACAGGAACTTCGAATGGAAGTACAAGGACCAGCCGCCGGAGCTCTGGGACCAGTTCAACACCTCCTTCGGCGTGGAGACGCATGTCCGGATTCACCCCCTCCTTTCCTGGACCGAGCTCAACGTGTGGGAGTATATCCGGCGGGAGAAGATACCCATCTGCGGCCTCTATTTCGCCCGGGACGGAAAACGGTACCGGTCGCTCGGCTGCGTGCCGTGCAACTTCCCGATTGACTCGAACGCCTCCTCGGTGGACGAGATCATCGAGGAGCTGAAGGTGACGAAGACTCCCGAGCGGGCGGGGCGCGCCCAGGACCACGAGGCGGCCTACATGATGCAGAAGCTCCGCTCCCTCGGCTACATGTAA